Part of the Scylla paramamosain isolate STU-SP2022 chromosome 22, ASM3559412v1, whole genome shotgun sequence genome, aaaaacgcaaaaacttgaggATATgtagaagtttcctagataccaaaatgctgaaactcatgaataacattcctaattgagaaacagaacaaccttactaaatgcgtgtattttgagagcttttcacatactTACGagtagttaccaaaacctcaaattgcatgcgaaaccagctttatgtgagaaaaaaatgacattaccagaaaaaagtcttttgagtgtttttgagcctgataggcaataaagcactaaaaagcagggcaattgcattacatttgaataaaaccaatttttaataagaacttgcctttaagtctttttgagctctttatataccaaaacactaaaacgcatgcaaattacactttatggtgaaacagaataaaactaccaaaaacatgtattttgagtatttttgatcatgttacctataaaaacgcttaaatacatgcaaagaaccttatgttatGGATGTTTTggcaaacaaaaggacattacgagaaacctgtataatgagtgttttatagtttcacaacaaccacaaggcaaaagtttcttagttaccaaaatgctgaaactcatcaataacgggagtgctgaggtttgtgctttCGTAACAATGGCGTCAGGAGTGGGATGCTAAGTGTGTGCTCGTACAGACCTACGTGACTCGAGTGGAGAAACCATGGCAGACAAGGTGGTAGACAAAATGGCGGGCGAGAGTGGTGCTGCTGACCAGTGTGAGGGACTGAGTGGGTCTAGTCACGACTCTAGTGATGCTGGTGACGAGAAGCCCACCCAGATGGACCTCCTCATGTCCCAACTGGCGAGTATGgctcagaagcaggaggaaaggcaCGAGCAAACCGTGGCAACACAAGCTGCCCAAACTGAACGACTGATGGAAGCCTTGCAAAGCAGCCTAGGTTCTCTGAGGGCTGAAACGCAGGCGTATACTGATCGCTCGTGTGAGGCAGTGAAACAGGAGGTAAAAAGTGAACTCCAAGCCTTGCGGGAAGAGGTGGTAGACCTGCGTGAGGGCGCGAGTGTTTGGCGGCAGGGCGCGTGGCCGCCACGTGGCGTCTTGGCGGGAGGTGTACAGCTGCCCGCAACCCCCGCCTGGCCTCCCGTGACTAGCCCAGGACCTGAAGGGAGTGTGGCCTCAGCCCCACCTGCTGTTGGGGGCCTTGGATGGGGCCCTGTGGGGGAAGCAGGTCCTTGGGAAGCACCCGAGATGGCCGTTGGGGGCTGGCCGCCCACCcgggacaggaggggagggctTAGCCTGCCCCCTACACCGCCGGGCTCACCTCCCCGTGCCGCCTCCCCGCCCCCGAGCCCTAAGGCAGCCCGCTCGTCACCTCGTCACGTGAGACGCAAGCCAGCGGAGTACGATGGTAAGGTCAGCTGGGAGTCTTACGTCGCCCAGTTCGATATGCTGGCCTTGGCCCAGGGCTggggggaggcagagaaggccCTGCAACTAGCGACAGCGCTGCGAGGCCCGGCGTTGGAAGTGCTGGGTCATCTCCCTGCCAGCCAGCGCACCTCATACGCAGCAGTGTCCGAAACTTTGCGGCGACGTTTCGGACACCGTCATCAGGCGGAGGTATACCGCGCCCAGCTTAAGAAGAGGACGCGAGAGAAGGACGAAACCCTTTCCCAGCTGGCGCAGGACGTAGAAGGGCTGGTGAGGAGGGCGTATCCAAGCGCGGCCGAGGACATGGTCATTGTTCTGGCGCGCGACGCGTTCGTAGACGCCCTCCAGGACCACCAGCTCCAAATCTATGTGAAGCAGGCACACCCAGCTGACGTGCAGGTGGCGTTGGCACGGGCTATGGAGTTTGAGGCCTTCCTACAGACGACGAccagcctctcttctcttgcccaGCCTCGCGGTGAGGTACGGGGCCGGAAGGCGAAGGTGGAGCACAAGGCGGCGTCACGGGAGGCGAGCCCGTCCGAGTTCGCCGGCCGCTGTTGGGGCTGCAGTGAGAGAGGCCATAGACGCAGCCAATGTCCGAGGGGACGAAGGACGCGCTCCCTCGATCGGCCTAACTCCAAAGCCTTCCAGACGTGCTGCGCCGCATGCGGCAAATCGGGCCACCGCTCCAGCGCCTCCCCCAAGCCCAAGGAGGTTGCTGAGGCGGGAAACAGCAGCGGGCTGGAGGAGGGGGCGACCTCACAGCCTGCCAAGGTGCCAATGCCCCGTGCTGTGTAAAGTGCCACCTCACCGTCAGCGCAGTGCAGGTACGAGGTGCGGTTGATGGAAGGCCTTGCTGCATGACCATTGACAGCGGGGCTGAGCGCACCATCGTGCAGCGGAGGCTGGTAAGTGCTGAGTGGCTCCCGTGCACCGTGGACAGGCTGTGTGGAGTAACGGGGGACTGCATGCCGTTGCAAGGCCCAGTAGACGTTCGAATAAGTGTCGGCAGCGCGGAGGTGAACCTGCCCGTGTATGTTGCCgagctggaggaagagtgtCTGCTGGGTTACGACTACCTGAAGAAGACCAGGGCCTGCGTAGACTTTGGACGGAAGGTGATAAAGGTATGTGGATACGATGTGCCTTTCCTTCCGGAGGTCGGCCGGTCGGAGGTAGTGACGACACGGCGGATGCAGTTGGCCCCGCGCTCTGAGTGTCGAGTACAGTGTCGACTCGCACGGCCGATGCAGAGCACGGAGGGCCTAGTGGAACCAGCCAGCGACTGTCGACTGGCTGACGGAGTGGCAGTCGGAAGGAGCCTCGTGCAAGCGGGGGAGAAGGTAGTCACTGTCTTACTGGCTAACTTCTCCGACGAGGCTCGCAACATACCCGCCGGAACAGCGGTGGGCGAGTGCGTGGAGGTGCAGCGTGCCGAGGCACCGCCGCAGGGTGAGCGGGCGGCCGAGGGAGCCCCGCTGCCGAGCTTCCTGGAGGATCTAGCGACCCGGAGCGCTGTCAATCTGACGGAGGCGCAGACGGAGCTCGTGTGTGACACCCTGGGCCGGTACGCCGATGTGTTCAGCCAGAGCGCCTCGGACTTGGGTCGCACGTCACTGGTGAAACACACGATCAACACTGGCACCCACGCACCGGTCAAGAGCCCACCCCGACGCATCGCACCAGCAAGGCGCGAAGAAATGCAGCGTGCAGTGAACGACCTGGCCACGCAAGGGGTAATCGAGCGATCAGACAGTCCTTGGTCGTCGGCGGTAGTCctggtaaagaagaaagatggaacgcAGCGCTTCTGTGTGGACTACCGGGCCCTGAACGACGTGACGGTGAAGGACTCTTACCCCCTGCCGAGGATAGACGACACGCTGGACGCTCTGGTCGGGGCCTGCTGGTTCAGTACACTTGACCTGAAGTCAGGGTACCACCAGGTGGAGATGGCGGAGGAGGGCAAGCCTAAGACGGCCTTCTCTTTCGGGCAGGGCCTGTGGCAGTTTAACGTCATGCCATTTGGCCTCTGCAACGCCCCGGGCTGTTTTGAGCGGCTGATGGAGCGAGTGCTAGACGGCCTGCAGTGGAAAACGGCACTCGTATATCTGGACGACGTGATAGTCTTCGGGAGCACCTTCGAGCAGGAGCtggggaggctggaggaggttCTGCAGCGCCTGAGGAAGGCCAATCTCAAGCTTAGCCCCAAGAAGTGCCTCCTCTTCCAGCATGAGGTGCCGTTCCTGGGACATGTCGTCAGCAGTGGTGGCGTGCGCACCGACCCTGGCAAGGTGGCAGCGGTGGCTGACTGGCCCACTCCCTCCAACGTAGCTGAAGTGAGGAGCTACTTGGGCCTCTGCACGTATTACCGCCGTTTCGTGCCCAACTTTGCCACCTTAGCTGCTCCTCTTAACCGTCTCACCAAGAAGGGGGCGAGCTTCCGCTGGGATGAGGCATGTCAGGCGGCCTTTGACAGCTTGAAGGCGGCGCTTGTGGAGGCGCCCGTCTTGCCTTACCCTGACCCGAAGCTGCCCTACCTGCTTGACACCGACGCCAGTGCCGAGGGCGTCGGGGCTGTGCTGTCGCAGGTAAAGGACGGCAAGGAACACGTAGTGGCTTACTACAGCTGCAAGTTTAGTAAACCAGAGCGCAACTACTGTGTAACCAGGAAAGAGTTGTTGGCCGTAGTGAAAGCGTTCGAACACTTCCACCCCTACCTGTACGGCGCCGAGTTTACCGTCCGTACTGACCATGCCGCCCTGAAGTGGTTAAAGACGCTTAAGGGGCCGGAGGGACAGTTGGCGAGGTGGTTGGGGCGCATGGAGCAGTATAACTACCGGATCGTTCACCGCCCAGGACGCGTGCACAACAATGCTGACGCCCTGAGCCGACGCCCGTGTGAGGCTAGTTGCTCACACTGCACCGCCAGGGAGCCCAGCCCGTGTGAGGCGTCCTCACCTGGCGCTCCTGGGGTGTTGGACACAGTGTGCCGCCGTTTACGTGTGCCTGCAAACACCGCCGAGTGCAATGAGCGGTGGCGTGTGGCGCAGCGCAGTGACCCCGATCTAGCCCCCGTCGTGCGTTGGCTAGAAGCCAGCGACGAGCGCCCcagctggcaggtagtggcggCTGAAAGCCCCGCCGCTAAGTGTTTGGTAAGCCAGTGGGAGACGCTATCAATTGACGAGAGCGGGGTGTTAGTGAAAAGGTGGGAGGCGGTAGGCGGGATGGGCAGAGACGCCTGGCTTGTGGTAGTGCCTCGTACTATGCGGCCGGAACTATTGAAGGAAGTGCACGCGGGTGTGACGAGTGGCCACGTAGGCGAAAAGCGTACCCTTCAACGCCTCCGCCAGCGGTTCTATTGGGGAGGAATGCGCAGTGACGTGACGGAATGGTGCCGGGCCTGTGACGTGTGCAGCGCTAAAAAGGGCCCAGCGCACCGTAACCGGGCCCCACTGCAGTTGTACAATGTAGGGGCACCGATGGAGCGGGTGGCAGTGGACATTGCCGGCccgtttcccctcactccccgcgGGAACCGGTACATTTGTGTAGCCATGGATTATTTCACTAAGTGGCCAGAGGCGTATGCTATCCCCAATCATGAGGCAGAGACTGTGGCGAGTGTACTAGTCGACCAGTTCTTCTCTAGGTTTGGCGTGCCCGTCGAGCTGCACTCCGATCAGGGCCGTGAATTTGAGTCTCGTGTATTCAGCGAGTGCTGTGACTTGATGGGGATTTATAAGACGCGTACCACCCCGCTCCACCCACAGTCTGACGGCATGGTTGAACGTTTCAATAGGACGCTAGTTCAACAGTTGGCCAAGTAttgtggggcggggcaggaggacTGGGACGTCAAGCTGCCGGCGATGCTGATGGCATACCGTTCCGCCGTCCATGAAGCCACCGATCACTCGCCCTCCCAGCTGATGTTTGGCCGGGAGCTCCGCCTTCCTATTGACCTGGCCACGGGGCGCCCTCCTGATGTTGACCTCCCCACAGTCACCTCTGGGTTCGCAGCCGCCCTGCAGGAGCGGTTCGCGGAGGTACACCACCGGGTGAGAGGCAAGTTGAGGGCAGCGAGTCAGGCCATGAAAGGTCTTTACGACCGGCGAGTGAGGGAGGCGAGTTACGCGGTAGGCGAGAAAGTGTGGCTGCATAATCCTCGCCGCCGGCGTGGCCTCTCTCCGAAACTCCAGAGCCCCTGGGAGGGGCCTTACACTGTCATCGCCGTGATCTCGGGGGTGACGTACAAAATCCAGCGTGGACGCCGTCGCCCTTCCATTGTGCATGTGGACCGTCTGTGGCGCTATCACAGTCCTGGGCACTACACTTGGGGCTTCGGGGGAGGTGGCGGCGATGATGCCGATTCTGCTGCCGAGGAAATCGACGAGTCCCCGGAGACAGCTGTCACCACCCCCAGCGAGCCAGAGGAGGCCGAGGCTGAGGAGTCAGGGGTGGGCGACGGCCGCGACTCAGAGCCAGCAGAGGAACCTCAGCCCACTCGGCCGCGCAGGGACAGACGCCGCCCACGGCGTTATGATGATTTTGTGTTGATTGACTCTGAGGGAGAGATATAAGGAGAGGCAAGGTCGGGTCGACCTTTTTGTAAAGGAGGGGGTGATGTAACGcccgggtattattgttgtttagtctaagttgcctttatttctttctgtgggattgagtgtgtgacgtgcgtgtgtgtgtgtcagctgtgcctggtgtctggcagtggtgcatggatggcgggagagaagtcgcgtgactgcagtgactgggcagtgtgttgttggccccgctctggataacttgtctttgcgtgtcctccgtgccgagtgcctgttgcgtgagcctgaagagtttgactgtccctgcctgtgtctgtaactgcctgtaactaacggaactagtaaagaaagaaagtgttgcccactgtttgtctacccgctctgtctggctgtgcgtgaatcacgtgggacgtggtacccttagcatctcttgtctagcctgctggtgttcccgagtgctgtcctgactgtcggggaattgtgggcgtctacgggagtgctgaggtttgtgctttcgtaacaatatgttggaaatgggacaagaggataaagaaacaaagatgggtGGTCGTAGAATAAAgtgatagagtgagagaaacttggaagtagcactagagaaatgaatatgattacttcaagaactaaataaatgttgataaatttgaaagtggtgtatatatatatatatatatatatatatatatatatatatatatatatatatatatatatatatatatatatatatatatatatatatatatatatatatatatatatatatatatatatatagctggttgtgatgacgaaaaaaattgatcatgataactgataaatcggaaacaataaccttatcagtgatgactgataattggcaataaatttattgcccaataaccaataactgataaatttATAAATCTAAAATTCCTATACCACCGAtaacaatgagtgttttt contains:
- the LOC135111836 gene encoding uncharacterized protein LOC135111836; this translates as MADKVVDKMAGESGAADQCEGLSGSSHDSSDAGDEKPTQMDLLMSQLASMAQKQEERHEQTVATQAAQTERLMEALQSSLGSLRAETQAYTDRSCEAVKQEVKSELQALREEVVDLREGASVWRQGAWPPRGVLAGGVQLPATPAWPPVTSPGPEGSVASAPPAVGGLGWGPVGEAGPWEAPEMAVGGWPPTRDRRGGLSLPPTPPGSPPRAASPPPSPKAARSSPRHVRRKPAEYDGKVSWESYVAQFDMLALAQGWGEAEKALQLATALRGPALEVLGHLPASQRTSYAAVSETLRRRFGHRHQAEVYRAQLKKRTREKDETLSQLAQDVEGLVRRAYPSAAEDMVIVLARDAFVDALQDHQLQIYVKQAHPADVQVALARAMEFEAFLQTTTSLSSLAQPRGEVRGRKAKVEHKAASREASPSEFAGRCWGCSGKQQRAGGGGDLTACQGANAPCCVKCHLTVSAVQVRGAVDGRPCCMTIDSGAERTIVQRRLVSAEWLPCTVDRLCGVTGDCMPLQGPVDVRISVGSAEVNLPVYVAELEEECLLGYDYLKKTRACVDFGRKVIKVCGYDVPFLPEVGRSEVVTTRRMQLAPRSECRVQCRLARPMQSTEGLVEPASDCRLADGVAVGRSLVQAGEKVVTVLLANFSDEARNIPAGTAVGECVEVQRAEAPPQGERAAEGAPLPSFLEDLATRSAVNLTEAQTELVCDTLGRYADVFSQSASDLGRTSLVKHTINTGTHAPVKSPPRRIAPARREEMQRAVNDLATQGVIERSDSPWSSAVVLVKKKDGTQRFCVDYRALNDVTVKDSYPLPRIDDTLDALVGACWFSTLDLKSGYHQVEMAEEGKPKTAFSFGQGLWQFNVMPFGLCNAPGCFERLMERVLDGLQWKTALVYLDDVIVFGSTFEQELGRLEEVLQRLRKANLKLSPKKCLLFQHEVPFLGHVVSSGGVRTDPGKVAAVADWPTPSNVAEVRSYLGLCTYYRRFVPNFATLAAPLNRLTKKGASFRWDEACQAAFDSLKAALVEAPVLPYPDPKLPYLLDTDASAEGVGAVLSQVKDGKEHVVAYYSCKFSKPERNYCVTRKELLAVVKAFEHFHPYLYGAEFTVRTDHAALKWLKTLKGPEGQLARWLGRMEQYNYRIVHRPGRVHNNADALSRRPCEASCSHCTAREPSPCEASSPGAPGVLDTVCRRLRVPANTAECNERWRVAQRSDPDLAPVVRWLEASDERPSWQVVAAESPAAKCLVSQWETLSIDESGVLVKRWEAVGGMGRDAWLVVVPRTMRPELLKEVHAGVTSGHVGEKRTLQRLRQRFYWGGMRSDVTEWCRACDVCSAKKGPAHRNRAPLQLYNVGAPMERVAVDIAGPFPLTPRGNRYICVAMDYFTKWPEAYAIPNHEAETVASVLVDQFFSRFGVPVELHSDQGREFESRVFSECCDLMGIYKTRTTPLHPQSDGMVERFNRTLVQQLAKYCGAGQEDWDVKLPAMLMAYRSAVHEATDHSPSQLMFGRELRLPIDLATGRPPDVDLPTVTSGFAAALQERFAEVHHRVRGKLRAASQAMKGLYDRRVREASYAVGEKVWLHNPRRRRGLSPKLQSPWEGPYTVIAVISGVTYKIQRGRRRPSIVHVDRLWRYHSPGHYTWGFGGGGGDDADSAAEEIDESPETAVTTPSEPEEAEAEESGVGDGRDSEPAEEPQPTRPRRDRRRPRRYDDFVLIDSEGEI